The Shewanella halotolerans region ATGCCCTGCATCAGGCGCTCTTGATGGCCAGGCAATACCTTGAGCAGGGGCTTAGCGTGCATATTCACAGCGACTCCCAATATGCCATCAAGTGTATCTCCCTATGGGCCTATGGCTGGAAGGCTAATGGCTGGCGCCGTAAGACGGGGGAGATAGCGAACTTAAGCGTGATCCAAGAGGCCCATGAGCTGTACGATAGCCTGAAGGATAAGCTAAAACTCAGCCATGTGGCAGCCCACGTAGGGATTGAGGGCAACGAGCTGGCCGATCGCATGTCTATCTACACCATAGAGAGCAAGGAAACCGGCTTTAGCCGCTATCAGCAGCCCTTGGATGTTCCAGCCCTATTGGCGATGCGGGCAGGATAAGCTTTTACATCACTTTTTATGACAGAGAGTTAGATTAGCCGCGTTATATCACTACCACGCAGTCGCGGCCGCTCTCCTTGGCGCGGTAGAGGGCCTGATCGGCATGGTTGAACAGGCAATCTTGCTTGTCATCCTGACAATAGACAGAGACACCAGCGCTTAAAGTTATGGCCACGGGGAAATCTATCCCCTGGCTGCGGCGCTTCACCTCCTGCCTGAGCTTGTCGGCAAAATGCTTGGCACCCTCTTTGTCTGTGTCTTCCAGGATGATCACAAACTCCTCGCCCCCCCAGCGGCCAACGAAGTCTGTCTTACGAATGGCGTCGCTGAAGATCTTGGCCACCCGCTGCAACACATCGTCGCCCACCAGATGGCCATGTTTATCGTTAACCGCCTTGAAGTGATCGATATCGAAGATACACACCGCAAGCGGGGTCTGCTGACGATTGCTACGGCTGATGGCCGCCGCCAGCTGGCGGTTGATGGCGCGGCGGTTGGCGACCTTAGTCAGGGGATCGGTATTGGCCTGGGACTTGTACTGCATCTCATCGCTGAGATCTTTGATCACCACGATGCTGTGCTTCTCATCCCCCACCCCATAGGTAGCGATAGAGATGCTAGCGGGAAACACGTCGCCGTTAAGCTTCTTGCCGTAGAAGATGGTGTTGCGCTGGGACATGGGCTGCACCCGGTCGGATTTTTGAAACTCGAGGCGCAGCTTCTTGTGCTTCTCCTTGGTGGCGCTGGGCACCAGGTCGTCGACATTGATCTTGTTGAGCGCCCTCTCGGAGAAGCCAAACAGGCGCATGGTCTCACGATTGGCGGAGATGATGGTGCCATGTTCGTTCACCGAGAAGATGGCATTGGGGGCGCAGCGGAAGATCACCTCGAGATCCTTGAGTTTGATCGCCAAGCGTTTATTCACATAACGGATAAAGCTAAACACTAAGATGCTCACCAACACCAGGGCGCAGAGGATCACCAGCAGCATATGATTCACCCGCTGATGGGCGCTGTCGGCCTGCTCGAATAGGCTGCTGGGGCTCTGGGCATGGCTGGAGAGTATGGCCTCTATCGCCTCGATGGCCGGGGTATCGTCGACCAGGACCACTTGGTCGATTTCCGCTATCGGCTGCTTCTCCTCCAGCATCTGCCTGAGCCTTGGCAGATTATGGCGATATTGGCTGACCACAGACTGAATAGCCCGCACCTCGGCGGTATGCTCGGGCGCTCGTTGCTGGTACTTCTGCAGCGAGTCTAATCCCAGCTCTATCTCGGCTTCCGCCCGTCTGAGATAGCTTAAATCCTGGCGGATCACCGCATTCTTAAAGTCGTGGATAAAGCCGCCATAACCCAGGGCCACCATGGCGTCGTTGAAATAGGCGGTCTTCTCCAGCGCCTCATAGGTGTGACGCTTCCAGTCACGCTGAGACTGATTGATGCTGGCCATCAAGATGGAGAAGGCGCCCACCAGAAAGACGACATATAAGATGGCCAGACTATAGATTTTGAACGGCTTAAATGGGTGGTGCATTCACTCTTCATCCTTTTGCCGAGCGGCCTGCGCTGACGAGCTCATGGGTAAGGGGCGACTTCAACCAAGTCCAGTTTACATCCAGCTATAGAGGTCTAAGCCAAATCGCTTACCCATGACCAAATGAAAAGTATAGCCTATACCAATCTAGCCTACTGAAATTACGCACAAAAGTTGTACCTTACCCTAGCTTAGAGGATGATCTAATCCAGCGCCGCGCGCTGCTGCCGCTCCAGGCGTTTGTGCATCAGGGCGATCAGTTTACCCACAAGCACTATGATCAGGGCGCCGGACAACACGGGGGAAACCAGAAAACTCCAATCCTGCCCGGTTAACATCACCAACAGCGGCGTGGCGCCCGCCGGTGGATGGGTGGTCTTGGTGAGCAGCATGCCGCTGACCGCAAGCCCGGTCGCGATCGCCAGGGTCAAGGGGCTCACCCCGACATAGTGAACGAAATAGAGGCCGATCGCGCAGGTCAGCAGATGACCGAAGATCACGTTCTTCGGCTGGGCCAGGGGGCTGTCCGGCACCCCAAACACCAATACCGCGGTGGCACCGAAAGGCACCATGAGCAGCACAATGTCCGACTGCAGGGTTTCTGCAAAGGATAACAGGCCGATGGCCAAGGCGGCGCCCAGGCCGGAGATTAACGCAAATGCCAGTTTATTCATCTTGATCTCTTAACTCCCTTATATAGACAAGCCTTATGTAGACGAATTTTATGTAGACAAGTCTGTCTACCCGCAAGAGTAGACAACTTGGTCTACCGATGTCAAGATATAAAAAAAGCGAGGCTAAGATGACAGATAAGAGACAGTTGCTAATCGATACCGCCCTCTCCCTCTTCACCGAGCGGGGCATCAATCTTGTGGGGATCAACGAGGTGCTTAAGGTCTCCGGAGTCGCCAAGAAGACCCTGTATCATCACTTCAGCAGCAAGGAAGCCCTGATAGTGGCGGTGCTCGAAACCCGTCACCAGATCTTCATCCACTGGCTGGAGGAGCGTCTTACGCCAGCTCAGGACGATCTTGGCGTGATCGATGCGCTGTTTAGCGCACTGGATGACTGGTTTAACGACCGGGTACCTGAGCTGAGTCAGTTTCACGGCTGCCTATTTATCAACTCCGCCATCGAATGTGGCGACTGCCGCTGTCAGGTATCGCGCTTCGCCAAGTTTCATAAACAGGCGGTTCGAGACTTGATTGGCAGGCGCCTTTCCCAGCCAAACGAAGCCCTGTTAGACCTTATCTGCCTGATGAAAGAAGGTGCCATCGTTTCGGCCATGGTGAGCCAGGATAAAGGCGCCGCCCTTCGCAGCCTGACCCTGCTGCAACGTCTTGCACCCAGCCTCATTTAAGGCAAAAAGAGTGTCAGGAAAAGATAGGTCTTGCGCTGGGCTTATGAGACAATCGCGCCATGAAAATTTATCGTAAATTACATAAGGCCCCCTTCAGGGTGCTGCGCATCAGTCGACGCCGCTTCGGTCTACGTTTAAAACGTGACATGTTGGTGCTCAAAGATGCCCTGGCCCAGGAGAAACAGGAGACCAAGGATATGCTGGTCGCCTATGGTCGTTACACCCGCAAGCAGGCCAGCAAGGAAGAGCTACGGCTGGCCAACCAGCAGCTGGCGGATCTGATCAAAGGCCTGGGCCTTGGGGTGTTTGCCGTGCTGCCCTTTGCC contains the following coding sequences:
- a CDS encoding LETM1 domain-containing protein, translating into MKIYRKLHKAPFRVLRISRRRFGLRLKRDMLVLKDALAQEKQETKDMLVAYGRYTRKQASKEELRLANQQLADLIKGLGLGVFAVLPFAPITIPVVVKLGKLVGVEVLPSSFNNLSERKAQLSREARANKRALDAVEKASNE
- a CDS encoding sensor domain-containing diguanylate cyclase — protein: MHHPFKPFKIYSLAILYVVFLVGAFSILMASINQSQRDWKRHTYEALEKTAYFNDAMVALGYGGFIHDFKNAVIRQDLSYLRRAEAEIELGLDSLQKYQQRAPEHTAEVRAIQSVVSQYRHNLPRLRQMLEEKQPIAEIDQVVLVDDTPAIEAIEAILSSHAQSPSSLFEQADSAHQRVNHMLLVILCALVLVSILVFSFIRYVNKRLAIKLKDLEVIFRCAPNAIFSVNEHGTIISANRETMRLFGFSERALNKINVDDLVPSATKEKHKKLRLEFQKSDRVQPMSQRNTIFYGKKLNGDVFPASISIATYGVGDEKHSIVVIKDLSDEMQYKSQANTDPLTKVANRRAINRQLAAAISRSNRQQTPLAVCIFDIDHFKAVNDKHGHLVGDDVLQRVAKIFSDAIRKTDFVGRWGGEEFVIILEDTDKEGAKHFADKLRQEVKRRSQGIDFPVAITLSAGVSVYCQDDKQDCLFNHADQALYRAKESGRDCVVVI
- a CDS encoding HPP family protein translates to MNKLAFALISGLGAALAIGLLSFAETLQSDIVLLMVPFGATAVLVFGVPDSPLAQPKNVIFGHLLTCAIGLYFVHYVGVSPLTLAIATGLAVSGMLLTKTTHPPAGATPLLVMLTGQDWSFLVSPVLSGALIIVLVGKLIALMHKRLERQQRAALD
- a CDS encoding TetR/AcrR family transcriptional regulator; amino-acid sequence: MTDKRQLLIDTALSLFTERGINLVGINEVLKVSGVAKKTLYHHFSSKEALIVAVLETRHQIFIHWLEERLTPAQDDLGVIDALFSALDDWFNDRVPELSQFHGCLFINSAIECGDCRCQVSRFAKFHKQAVRDLIGRRLSQPNEALLDLICLMKEGAIVSAMVSQDKGAALRSLTLLQRLAPSLI